A stretch of DNA from Dichotomicrobium thermohalophilum:
TCCGCCGGCAAGGGTGTTTCAGCCCCGAACCGGAGCACGCTTTGTCGGCGCCGTGGTCTCCGCCGTCCACTTGCGGACACCATGGCGTGCGGCTGTCTTAGAACCGAATTCAATAAATAAAAAGCCCGCAAGCCATCAACTTTGGTGTCGTTTGAAAACAAGGCACGCGTTCGTGCCGCCAAAGCCGAAACTGTTGGACATCACGCAATTCAGCTCGACGTCATCCTGCCGCTCGCGCACGATCGGCATGTCGGTCGTCTCCGGGTCCTGCTCCTCGATATGCGCTGAGGGGCAGATGAAGCCGTTGTTCATCATCAGCAGCGAATAGATCGCCTCGTGCACGCCGGCTGCGCCGAGGCTGTGCCCGGTCAGCGATTTGGTCGCCGACAGCGGCGGGCACTTGTCGCCGAAGACCTCGCGCAGCGCATCCAGTTCGCGCAGATCGCCGATGGGCGTGGAGGTGGCGTGCGGGTTGATGTAGTCGATTTCGCAGTCGAGCCCATCCATCGCCAGGCGCATGCAGCGCACCGCCCCTTCACCGGAGGGTTGAACCATATCGAACCCGTCGGAATTGGCACCGTACCCGACGAGTTCGCCGTAGATCTTGGCACCCCGCGCCTTGGCCCGTTCCAGCTCTTCGAGGACGACGACGCCCGCGCCGCCGGCAATTACGAAGCCGTCGCGGTTGACGTCATAGGCGCGACTGGCGGTCTCCGGTGTTTCGTTGAAACGGGAGGAGAGGGCGTTCATGCCGTCGAACAGCACGGTCAGCGTCCAGTGCAGCTCCTCGCTGCCCCCGGCGAACATCACGTCCTGCTTGCCCCACTGGATCATTTCGGCCGCGTTGCCGATGCAATGGGCCGAAGTCGAGCAGGCCGACGAGATCGAATAATTGATGCCGCGGATCTGGAAAGGCGTTGCCAGGGTGGCTGAGGCGGTGCTGGACATCGCCTTGGGGACCTCGAACGGCCCGACCTTTTTCGGTCCCTTGTCGCGGGCTGTGTCGGCCGCGCGCACGATCGCCTCGGTTGATGGTCCACCAGAGCCCATTACCAGGCCCGTGCGCTCATGCGAGATCTCGCTCTCCTCCAGTCCGGAGTCAGCGATCGCCTGCTGCATGGCGATATAGTTCCACGCGGACCCCGCGCCCATGAAGCGCCGCGTCTTGCGGTCGAGCGCCTCCTGCCAGTCGAGGGTCGGCGCTCCGTGGACCTGAGAGCGGAACCCCAGCTCGGCATACTCCTCGGCGCGCACGATGCCCGAGCGGCCTTCGCGCAGGGACTGCAGGACCTCCTCCGGATTGCTTCCGATCGAGGAGACGATCCCCATCCCCGTGACGACAACGCGTCTCATGATTGCCGGAACCCTTTGTGTGTCGTGTCGACCGTTTCTCGTTGCAGTGCTCGGATGTGGCGTGCAGCGTGTGGGCGGCGGGATCAGCCCTTTGCCGGCTCGGGTTCGAACAGGCCGACGCGCAAATCGCGGGCGCTGTAGATCGGTTCGCCATCGGCCTTGAGAACACCGTCAGCGATGCCGAGCGTCAGTTTGCGCATCATCGTGCGCTTGAGGTTGACGATATACTCTACCTTTTGCACGGACGGAACGACCATGCCGGAAAACTTCACCTCGCCCACGCTCAACGCGCGGCCCTTGCCCTGACCGCCGAC
This window harbors:
- the fabB gene encoding beta-ketoacyl-ACP synthase I; the protein is MRRVVVTGMGIVSSIGSNPEEVLQSLREGRSGIVRAEEYAELGFRSQVHGAPTLDWQEALDRKTRRFMGAGSAWNYIAMQQAIADSGLEESEISHERTGLVMGSGGPSTEAIVRAADTARDKGPKKVGPFEVPKAMSSTASATLATPFQIRGINYSISSACSTSAHCIGNAAEMIQWGKQDVMFAGGSEELHWTLTVLFDGMNALSSRFNETPETASRAYDVNRDGFVIAGGAGVVVLEELERAKARGAKIYGELVGYGANSDGFDMVQPSGEGAVRCMRLAMDGLDCEIDYINPHATSTPIGDLRELDALREVFGDKCPPLSATKSLTGHSLGAAGVHEAIYSLLMMNNGFICPSAHIEEQDPETTDMPIVRERQDDVELNCVMSNSFGFGGTNACLVFKRHQS